The following nucleotide sequence is from Synechococcus sp. KORDI-52.
GTTCATGCCAGTTGGTCAGCATCCGCACCCCGTAGATGGGTGCGGCCTCGAGGGTTCCGGACCGTTGCCCCTGGGCAATCGCTTCTGCCACCAGGGTTTGGAGCGCTGTGTTTTCGGAGGGGCCGAGCGATTCAATGGCGACGGGACGTCGCAGGCTGGTGGCATCCCTTGTGAAGCACACATAGGGGAAGTGGCCACTCCCATCGCCGGAGGAGAGTTTGACGATGCTGCCGTCATGGGCGACGCAACGCCAGATGGCCGATGTGGATGCGTTCTCCAGAAGAAAGCTCAGTTCACCGTTGTCAACGCTGGTCGTGGTCCCAAGCCCCAGCACGTCGCCTTGCAGAGGAATCCGTTCCAACGGCAGATGTTCGCGGACATCGCCCTGAATCAGATCGGACACCGTGTTCGCGATGGTGAGGTCGGCCACGACGTTGAGCTGCGCTGGTCCACCGCTAGCGGTAAAGCACACGAAGCACCACGGCTTTACCCCGGGATCAAGCCATCAGGCTGAGCAGACCACGCCCTCCATCCAGTTGCGCCTCGGCCCCCAGAGGCAAGGCCTGGTTGGGGCGTCCGTGGCCCACTGGCACATTGAGCACAAGCGGAATGCCCAGATCGCCCAGGCGTTCCTCCAGGATCTCCTCCATTGTGAAATCACCGGGCAGGATGTCGTCCTTGGCCCAGCTGAAGCGTCCGCAGGCTACCCCCGCCAGGTCTTGCAACAGCCCAGCGCTTCTCCACTGGGTCAGCATGCGGTCGACCCGATAAGGCGCTTCTCCAACGTCTTCCAGCACCAGGATGGCGCCCTTGAGGGTGGGAAGCCAGGGTGTGCCGATCAGATGGGTCGCCACGGTCAGGTTGGTGACCACCAGGGGGCCACGAGCGATCCCCCGCCGTCTTGGTTCGCCTTGCAGTGGCGCCACCGGACGCCCACACAGCAGATCCACGGTTCGTTGCCACTGCGCATCCGTGCCGCCGCTTGAACCATGAATGGCCCCCGGCAGGCCAGCGGCCCACTGAGCCAGCAGCAGGGAGCTGGTGTCGGAGAAGCCGAGGCTCCATTTGGGCCGTCGCGGAAAGCGGAAACCGGCTTCGAGCACACGGGCAGCCCCCCAGCCACCCCCCAGGGTCAGCACGGCGTCAACCGTTGGATCATTCCAGGCCGCTGTCAGATCGCTGACGCGCTGCCGGTCGGTTCCGGAGAAGTAGCGCCATTGACGGGTGACTCCTGCGGGGATCTCCAGCCGCCACTCCTGCTCATGGCAGCGGTCGAGCAGCGGTTGCAGATCGGTCTCTGGATCCATCCATGTGCCGGGGTTCACAGCCCGGATGCGTGATCCCGGTTTCAGGGGGGCCAACCCCTGCTCTGCTCCCCTGGCCATGGGGGAGAGGAGGGCCGTGGTGACGGTGGATGCCCCTGAAATCAGCAGCGAGCGGCGGGTTGGCATCAACCCACCAGGGCTTCGAGCATGCCTCGACCGTCGGTGCCTCCGGTGGCTGGATCACAAGCCCGTTCCGGGTGGGGCATCAGCCCCAGAACCGTGCCGCTGGTGTTGGTGATGCCAGCGATGTCGGCCACGGATCCATTGGGGTTGTTCCCGTAGCTGAGGGCAATGGCGTCGTCGTCCTGAAGCTGTTTCAGCGTGTCGTCACTGCACTGGTAACGGCCTTCTCCATGGGCGATGGGCAGGGTGAGCCTCCCGCCACACTCGGCGTACTTCTGGGTCCAGGCCGTGCGCTGACTCACCACCTTGAGAGGGGCGTCTTCACAGATGAAGTGCAGGTCCCGGTTTCGGGTGAGGGCACCGGGCAGCAAGCCCAGTTCTGTCAGCACCTGGAATCCGTTGCAGATCCCGAGCACGCGGCCGCCCTTGGCTGCAAAATCAATCAGCGACTGCAGGGCTGGTGCGAAGCGGGCAATGGCACCGCAACGCAGGTAGTCGCCATAGCTGAAACCGCCCGGCAGAACAATGGCATCCAAGCCACTCAGGTCGGTCTCTTCATGCCAGACCCGGCGGGTGCTCATGCCCAGGCACCCCTCGGTGGCCCACTGCACATCCCGATCGCAGTTCGAGCCGGGAAAAACGATCACCCCGATGCTCATGAGTGCTGCAGCTCCAGCGTCCAGTCTTCGATCACGGGGTTGGCCAGCAGACGATCACTGAGCAGTTCCAACCTGCGGCGTGCCTCCGTTTCATCGGGAGCCTCCAGCTCCATTTCCACGGCTTTGCCGATCCGCAATTTGCTGAGGCCCTCCACCCCAAGACGTTCAGCGGCACCGCGCGCGGCTTCTCCGGCAGGATCGAGCACGGAGGGGCGCAGACGCACAAGGACGCGGGCTTGAAAACGCGGCACGATCAGCAACTGGTCTGATCGAATCCTGACAGAGACCAAACCCTCACCCAACCCTGAAGAGTTCCGGTGCTCCTCGCGGGCGTGACCATCGCCTGGTCGCATGGTGAAGAGGAGGCCTCTGGCCACCGTGCTGCCCTGGGCGTGTCTGTGCTTCGCATCCAGTTTTGGACCCTTGTGCTGCTGCTGTTCGGCAGTGCTGCAGGCGGCGTCTCCGCCGCCGCGGCCACGATGCGTTGCCGCATTGGTCAGCAGCCCTGGAGTCCCTGCCGCATGGTCGTCGCGCGTTCAGGTCAGCGCTGGGCGTTGACCTGGGATCAGCAGCGCGTCGACTTCGTCCATGACGGCAGCGGTCAGATGATGGTGCGGGTTGGTCGGAATCAAGCCTGGCAGCAGGTGCAACCCTTCTGGACGGCGGATCGAAGTCTCTGTTGGGGTTCTGTCTGCGCGACCGGTGCCATCCCGTTGGAGTGAGGGCGAAGTGATAAATCTGTTGCGGAATCATGTTGCCAATGGCTGTTTTTTCTCTCTCCTGTTCCACCTGCGGAACAGCCATTGAGATTCCAGGGCGATACGGCTTCAAGTTGAAAAACGCCGGCATCACCAACACGGTGTGCACCAGCTGCCGCCAGGGCTCTTTTTTGGAATCAAGGCGCGACAACACGTCCCATCAGGGAAGCCTCGGGGTGAGCCCTGCTCAGCGTCACCTGCTGCCCTTCGCCGCTGCGGTTGCGGGACTGGCCCTGTTGATCGGTGGTGTTCTCTGGCGTTCGGCAGCCCTGCCCCCTCAGGATGCTTTGCCGGTGAGCGAATCGCCCTCCAGATAAAGCGTCTGGCTCGGGAATGCAAATTGGATGCCCGCTTGGGCAAAGGCGTCCATGATCCCGAGATTGATGGCTTGCTGTTCGTTCAGTGCAACGGTGAAATCGCGTGTATCGATGTAATAAACCAACTCAAAATTGAGACTCGAATCGGCGAATTCCGTGAAGTGGCAGCGGTCGAAGCGGCTGTGCTCCTGAGCATCAATGATGGATTGAATCAAACTGGGCACAGCCTTCATCTGATCCAGTGATGTGTCGTAAGTGACGCCAATCGAATAGATCATGCGTCGTTGTGCCATTTTGGCGAAATTGAGGATGGTGGAGCTCGTCAGCGATGAGTTGCTCATGACGACTTGTTCACCACGCAGGCTGCGAAGATGGGTGGAGCGCACACCGATTCGTTCAACGGTTGCTGAAGTTGACCCCACTGAAATGAACTGACCCACCGAAAACGGTTTGTCCAGAAGAATCATCAAATAGGCAAACAACTCCTGCGCCGGCTCCTTCAGGGCCAGGCCGAGGCCGATGCCGCCTGCACTGAGCAAGCCCCAGATCACCGTCATCTTCACGCCCAGACTCTGAAAAAGCACCAGGGCACCGATGCCCCAGACCACCGCTCTGAGCAGTGGCAATAAATTCTGAAGCAACTGTTCGAGATCTGAAGCGCCAGTTCGTCTGGCAACACCTGTGAGGAACCGTGAACCAACCCGATTCACAAGACGAATCAGAACGATAGTTCCAATAACCCTCAGGGCCGTGTCATAGACCCACTCCACGTTGATGGGTAAACCAAGTTCCTCCATGTTGAGGATCAGCACCATGACAACCCCGAGTGGTATCAGCGAATCCGCCAGGGCATTCAGAACAAAGTCGTCAAAGCTGGTTTTGCTTTTCTTGGTGAAGCGAGGCAAAACTTTCCGGCATAACAACGACAAAAACAGGGTGACGCTGATGCCGATCAGAACCTTGACCAAGAACACACCCAGATTCATGTCGTCTGCCGTTTTGAGGCTGAATTGTGTAGTGGATGGAGGAGTCTGGCAAGAACCCTTCCGCTCACGCGCGCCGAAGCACCAGGGTCAGGTTGTTGGCGGGCATGGAGACCACGTCGTTCAGCTGGAAGCCAGTGCTTGCGGCCATGGACGTGATCGTGTTGACGTCGCGTAGCCCCCACTGGGGGTTCCGGTCTCTGAGGGATCGGTCGAAGGCGGCGTTGCTCACGCTCGTGTGGATGCCATGACGCGTGAAGGGGCCGTAGATGATCAGCGGGGCTCCGCTGGGCAAGAGCAGAGCTGATTCCTCAAGCACGGCCTCGGTGCAGGGGGCTGGACTGATGTGCAGCAGGTTGATGCAAACCACAGCATTCAGTGACGTGCGCATGCTCTGGGGCAGGGGCCAGGGTCGCCTCTGAACATCGAGGTAGAGGGCTGCTGGCATGACATGGCTCAGCCCCTGGTGCTGGATCCAGGCGTTGATGCTGGAGCGATGCTCCGGGTTTGGATCGCTGGCCTGCCAGCGCAGATAGGGAAAGCGCTGCTGAAAGAAGACGGCGTGCTCACCACTGCCGCTTGCCAGTTCGAGTACGGCCCCTGAGGCAGGCAACATCTGGTTCAGCAGGTCTCCGATGGGGCCGCGGTTGCGTTCTGTGGCCGGGAAAAAAAGCCGTTGGTCCATCGTCAGCTCGGGCAGGGGGCAGCGCTCTGGCTGCAGTGGCGGCGCAGCTCGGCCAGCCAGGCTTCCAGTGCTGCCAGGGCATCCGGCTGCAGGCGGTAATAGATCCAGCGGCCGCTCTGGCGGTCCGTCAGCAGCCCCGCCTCTCGAAGCACCCTGAGATGAAACGAGAGCTTCGACTGGGAGAGGTTGAGATCACTGGTGAGGTCACAGACGCATCGTTCGCCCTGCGCCAGTGCATGGATCACGTCGAGGCGGATCGGGTCGGCCAGTGCTTTGAGCAGTTGCCTCGACTGCTCCACATTGAGGGTGTTCTGGATCACAAGAGCCGCGCCGCCCGATCTGCTTGGATCAACATAATTTGATGGATGGTTGGGGTCGGCATGCGCATCGGCATCAATGGTTTTGGGCGCATTGGCCGCCTGGTGTTCCGGGCTCTCTGGGGCCGGCCCGGGATCAACCTGGTGCATGTCAATGATCCCGCTGGCGACGCTGCAACGGCGGCTCACCTGCTGGAGTTTGATTCTGTGCATGGTCGCTGGGACCGGGGGATTACCAGTCGTGCTGATGAATTCAGCGTGGAGGGAGCTGCACTCACCTGGTCCAGCGAAAAAGACCCCACTGCTGTGCCCTGGAGTGATCGGGGGGTGGAGATGGTGCTCGAAGCCAGCGGCACGATCAAAACGCCGGAGACCCTCAACCCCTATTTCGAGCAGGTGGGTTTGAAGCGCGTGGTGGTGGCCTGTCCTGTGAAGGGTGTGGTTGCTGGCGAGGACGCGCTCAACATCGTTTACGGCATCAACCATCACCTCTATGAACCGGTGCGGCACAAGTTGGTGACGGCCGCCTCATGCACCACCAACTGCCTGGCGCCGGTGGTGAAGGTGGTGCACGAGGGCTTCGGCATCGAACACGGCCTGATCACCACCATTCACGACATCACCAACACCCAGGTGCCGATTGATTCCTTCAAGAGCGACCTGCGGCGGGCGCGCTCCGGTCTCACCTCATTGATCCCCACCACCACCGGCTCGGCCAAGGCGATCGCGATGATCTTCCCTGAGTTGAAGGGCAAGCTCAATGGCCATGCCGTCCGTGTTCCTCTGCTGAATGGATCGCTCACCGATGCGGTGTTCGAGCTCAAGCAGAGCGTCACGGTGGAGCAGGTGAATGCTGCCTTCAAGGCCGCGGCGGAGGGACCGTTGCAGGGAATCCTGGGGTACGAAGAACGTCCGTTGGTGTCCTGCGACTACACCAACGACAACCGCAGCTCGATTGTCGATGCCCTCTCGACGATGGTGGTTGATGGCAACCAGCTGAAGGTGTTTGCCTGGTACGACAACGAATGGGGCTACAGCTGCCGCATGGCTGACCTCACTTGCCACGTGGTTGCGTTGGAGGCATGAAGCTCTCCCCCCTGCAGCAGTACGGCATCGTCACCGTCAATTACTGGGCCTTCACGCTCACCGATGGAGCCCTGCGGATGCTGGTGGTGTTCCATTTCCATCAGCTCGGCTACACCACCCTCGAGATCGCGTTCCTGTTTCTCTTTTAT
It contains:
- a CDS encoding LD-carboxypeptidase → MPTRRSLLISGASTVTTALLSPMARGAEQGLAPLKPGSRIRAVNPGTWMDPETDLQPLLDRCHEQEWRLEIPAGVTRQWRYFSGTDRQRVSDLTAAWNDPTVDAVLTLGGGWGAARVLEAGFRFPRRPKWSLGFSDTSSLLLAQWAAGLPGAIHGSSGGTDAQWQRTVDLLCGRPVAPLQGEPRRRGIARGPLVVTNLTVATHLIGTPWLPTLKGAILVLEDVGEAPYRVDRMLTQWRSAGLLQDLAGVACGRFSWAKDDILPGDFTMEEILEERLGDLGIPLVLNVPVGHGRPNQALPLGAEAQLDGGRGLLSLMA
- the purQ gene encoding phosphoribosylformylglycinamidine synthase subunit PurQ, whose translation is MSIGVIVFPGSNCDRDVQWATEGCLGMSTRRVWHEETDLSGLDAIVLPGGFSYGDYLRCGAIARFAPALQSLIDFAAKGGRVLGICNGFQVLTELGLLPGALTRNRDLHFICEDAPLKVVSQRTAWTQKYAECGGRLTLPIAHGEGRYQCSDDTLKQLQDDDAIALSYGNNPNGSVADIAGITNTSGTVLGLMPHPERACDPATGGTDGRGMLEALVG
- the purS gene encoding phosphoribosylformylglycinamidine synthase subunit PurS, with amino-acid sequence MPRFQARVLVRLRPSVLDPAGEAARGAAERLGVEGLSKLRIGKAVEMELEAPDETEARRRLELLSDRLLANPVIEDWTLELQHS
- a CDS encoding mechanosensitive ion channel family protein, which produces MFLVKVLIGISVTLFLSLLCRKVLPRFTKKSKTSFDDFVLNALADSLIPLGVVMVLILNMEELGLPINVEWVYDTALRVIGTIVLIRLVNRVGSRFLTGVARRTGASDLEQLLQNLLPLLRAVVWGIGALVLFQSLGVKMTVIWGLLSAGGIGLGLALKEPAQELFAYLMILLDKPFSVGQFISVGSTSATVERIGVRSTHLRSLRGEQVVMSNSSLTSSTILNFAKMAQRRMIYSIGVTYDTSLDQMKAVPSLIQSIIDAQEHSRFDRCHFTEFADSSLNFELVYYIDTRDFTVALNEQQAINLGIMDAFAQAGIQFAFPSQTLYLEGDSLTGKAS
- a CDS encoding DUF938 domain-containing protein encodes the protein MDQRLFFPATERNRGPIGDLLNQMLPASGAVLELASGSGEHAVFFQQRFPYLRWQASDPNPEHRSSINAWIQHQGLSHVMPAALYLDVQRRPWPLPQSMRTSLNAVVCINLLHISPAPCTEAVLEESALLLPSGAPLIIYGPFTRHGIHTSVSNAAFDRSLRDRNPQWGLRDVNTITSMAASTGFQLNDVVSMPANNLTLVLRRA
- a CDS encoding metalloregulator ArsR/SmtB family transcription factor; the protein is MIQNTLNVEQSRQLLKALADPIRLDVIHALAQGERCVCDLTSDLNLSQSKLSFHLRVLREAGLLTDRQSGRWIYYRLQPDALAALEAWLAELRRHCSQSAAPCPS
- a CDS encoding ArsJ-associated glyceraldehyde-3-phosphate dehydrogenase; amino-acid sequence: MRIGINGFGRIGRLVFRALWGRPGINLVHVNDPAGDAATAAHLLEFDSVHGRWDRGITSRADEFSVEGAALTWSSEKDPTAVPWSDRGVEMVLEASGTIKTPETLNPYFEQVGLKRVVVACPVKGVVAGEDALNIVYGINHHLYEPVRHKLVTAASCTTNCLAPVVKVVHEGFGIEHGLITTIHDITNTQVPIDSFKSDLRRARSGLTSLIPTTTGSAKAIAMIFPELKGKLNGHAVRVPLLNGSLTDAVFELKQSVTVEQVNAAFKAAAEGPLQGILGYEERPLVSCDYTNDNRSSIVDALSTMVVDGNQLKVFAWYDNEWGYSCRMADLTCHVVALEA